The region TGACTTTTTTAATGTTAAAACCGGTATTGCCGAGCATCATTTACCCAAAGCAAATGATAGTCAGAGCCTGTCCATTTCCGATGTAAACAACCTGTTTAAAGACCGGGACGGGAATATCTGGATAGGTACCTGGAAAGGTGGGCTCAACTTCTACAACGTCAAGGATGGTACGTTCACCCATTATCGTACAAATCCTGATGATAAAACAAGTATCAGTGATGATATCGTAACGGCTGTTTTTCAGGATATTAACGGCGACATCTGGGCAGGTACATACAAAGGCTTGAATCGACTTGATCGTGCGCGTAAACGCTTCACGCGGTACAAACACGATCCTCAAAATAAGCACAGTCTGTCCAATGATAATGTGCAGTCTATTCGCGGAGCCGATCATGGTAACTTATGGATAGGTACCGTGGGCGGTGGTATAAATTATTTTGACACAAGTAAGCAGACGTTCAAAGCCTACACCGAAAAAGAAGGACTGGCCAGCAATATTGTTTTTGCTATCCAGAAAGATCGAAAAAATATTCTTTGGCTGAGTACGAATAATGGACTCTCCCGGTTCGATCCCCAAACGAAGACGTTTCAGAATTTTGGGCACTCCGACGGATTACAGGGAAACGAGTTCAGGGATAATTCCAGTTTCCAGACTGCGGACGGACAATTGTTTTTTGGCGGTGTGAACGGGTTCAGTACGTTTCATCCGGATAGCCTGAAAAAGAACACATTTATTCCGCCGGTCTACATTACCGATTTTCTTGTTTTTAACAAACCAGTTTCGGTTGGCGATAAAAACGAACTGATTCACAGTCATATCAGCGAAACAGACCTGATTACCCTATCGTACAAAGAATCCGTATTTACCTTCGAATTCGCTGCCCTCAATTATACCGTCCCGGAAAAAAATCAATACGCTTACAAACTGGAGGGGTTTGATACAGGATGGAATTACATCGGTACAAAACGAACCGCAACCTACACGAACCTCGATCCCGGCACCTACACGTTCCGGGTGAAAGCCTCCAATAATGACGGGCTGTGGAACAGCGCAGGAACATCACTGACAGTTGTTATTACACCCCCGTTTTGGCTTACTTGGTGGTTCAAAACGCTCATGACAGTGTTCTTGCTGGGAACGCTCTACGGCGTATATCGCCTGCGGGTCAACCGGATAAAAGCACAACAGGTTTACTTGCAAAAAGAGGTACAGGCACGTACCAGCGAGGTCTTGCAGCAGAAGCAGGAGTTACAGGATCAGGCACTCCATATGCAGTTACTCCAGGCGAAAGTAGAACAGCAGGCTGCCCAGCAGCAATTGATGGAAAGTGAACAGCGCTTTCAGGAAATTGCTGAAAATGTTGATGAGGTGTTCTGGATTCATTCGGCCAATCCGTTTCGATTACTGTATGTAAATACGGCTTTTGAGCGAGTCTGGAACACGACCCTTGAGCAATTAAAGGAAAGACCGCTTTCGTTTATGGAAACCGTCCTCCCCGAAGATGTACCGGCAGTGCGGACATTCATGGAGCAGTATAAGGCGGGTATAGAGGGAGAGTTATATTATAGATTACAGACTAAGGATGCGCCTTTACGCTGGCTGTTGATTCGTAGCTTCACCATCCGTGATGAATCGGGCAACGCACTGCGTCACATTGGAATTGCCAGCGATGTGACTGTTCAGAAAGAAAAAGAGTTCGTGCTTCAGAAGTCGCTGCTGCGGGAGCAGGAGTTAAATCAGCTCAAGTCTCAGTTTGTCTCAACGGCTTCTCATGAGTTCCGTACGCCGATGACCACCATTCAGTCTAGTGTGGAACTGATCAAGCTGTATCTCGACGCGCCTGCTGCCACTGCCCGGGCCTCCATCCAAAAGCACCTGGGGGTAATTGAAAAGCAGATCGCCCAGTTTAGCTCGCTCCTGACCGATGTATTAACCATTGGTCAGATTGAAGCAGGGAAGATAACGTACGTTCCCCGCGCAGAAGATGTCGTTGGCCTTTGCGAGACCCTGATCGACACGCACTTCAGCGAACGGGCCGATCACCGAAGCGTTCGATTGCTTATCGAAGGAACGCCCCGCTGGGTGAGTCTGGATGCTAAACTAATGACGCATGTGCTGATGAATCTGCTGTCGAATGCCTTTAAATTCTCGGTTACTACATCTCCCATCCTTCGTATCATCTTTTCGCCCAACAACCTAGTCTTACAAGTGATCGATGCCGGTATAGGCATCCCGGTTAAAGAGCAGACTTCTCTGTTTCAGGCTTTCTTCCGGGGAAGCAACACCAACGGCATACAGGGTACCGGCCTGGGCCTGGTTATTGCCCGTCAATTTGTGGATTGTCACGGAGGTACATTAGGGGTCGAGAGTAAGGAAAAAGTTGGAACTACATTCACCATAACGTTGCCGCTGGCAGTTGGTGAACCGGTACGTCAGGAAAATGCACCGGAGGCATTGACGAGTTAAATGTGGGTCTAATCAACAGGCAGATATGGCTAAGGAGGTTCGCTTTCCTCATAGACGCAGGGGTTAGTAGCCAGGCAGAAGATTATTCTTGAACATCTTTCAATTAAACTATAAGAATGACACGATAAGCTAACCGGTTATGGAGTAAGAGTCGTGCAGAGCCATCTTTTGAGTTTGATTTAAACTCATACGTATGAAATAAGGAATGTGCGCCCGGCGCCGAAATTTCTGTGTCTCTGTGTTCAATAAATTACTCCTTGTCATGAACCTCCGATTGCTTGTCAGCTCATACGTTTTAGGTACAGTAACCGCTTTTGCGCAACCCAATCCGGCCCGACCGGATTTATGCCAGGGGGCGTATTTCACCGAAGCGGAAGGGGCGGCTGCGTTAAAGACCTTCGCCCAAACTCACCACGACCGCGCCAGTTGGGAGGCTCGGGCCAAACTAATCCGGCAGGGAATACGCGATGGTATGCAACTGCCCGACAAACCGAAGTTTGCCCCGCTGCAGCCCGTCCGGCACAGCCTGAAAAAGATGAATGGCTACACCGTCGAGAATGTGTATTTCGAAAGCCTGCCGGGCTTGTTCGTGACGGGTAACCTATACAAACCCCTGAATATCGTTGGAAAGATACCGGCGGTTCTGTGTCCGCACGGGCATACGCCTAAAGAAGATGCCCGCTTTGTCGAACAAACCCAGCAGCGATGCGCCACGATGGCCCGAATGGGTGCTGTCGTCTTCGTATACGACATGCTCGGCTATGGCGACTCGAAGCAGACAGCCCACAAACTCCCCAACGCGCTAAAACTGCAAACCCTGAACGGCATGCGGGCGCTTGACTTCCTGACCAGCCTGCCCGAAGTAGACAAAAACCGGGTGGCCATGTCGGGCGAATCGGGTGGGGGCACGCAGACGTTTTTGCTCACCGCCCTCGACCAGCGAATTAAAGTGTCCGTGCCCGTGGTGATGGTGTCGGCCCACTTCTTTGGCGGCTGTACCTGCGAGAGTGGCATGCCGATTCACAAACGCTCTACCCACCAGACCAGCAACGTAGAGCTGGCTGCTTTAG is a window of Spirosoma linguale DSM 74 DNA encoding:
- a CDS encoding PAS/PAC sensor signal transduction histidine kinase (KEGG: cps:CPS_2607 GGDEF domain-containing protein~TIGRFAM: PAS sensor protein~PFAM: ATP-binding region ATPase domain protein; Two component regulator three Y domain protein; PAS fold-3 domain protein; Two component regulator propeller; PAS fold-4 domain protein; histidine kinase A domain protein~SMART: ATP-binding region ATPase domain protein; histidine kinase A domain protein; PAC repeat-containing protein; PAS domain containing protein); this translates as MKATFAAAVIWLCMSSFNVFSLRAQGLTFSHLTTNQGLSQSHVSAILKDKKGFMWFGTEDGLNKYDGYTFTHYKEEVDNKSSICNSNVHDLLEDKAGNLWIGTSNGLDRFDRGKNSFAHYPGGTLNYTINDIFQDSKNRLWLGTDQGLFQFNSQTGTYKPHQQINRELRKYTTYVTRVLEDNNGNLWIGTEKGLYQYTAATNRLVRYAKKALSTTSIQSDWIKELYKDGTGTIWIGTHGGGLSVYEQKSDSFRSFLHNPLNSRSIVHNDILSVMEDRNGNLWVGTENGGISIYDKRTNLFTNYQNNPDDTGTLNNNSVYCIYRDNADNIWIGTYAGGVNFVPRFGRNFDSYRQIANDPRSLSNNVVLSICGDPSGNENYVWIGTDGGGLNLFDRKTKRFTQYTHSDKDRNSISNNYVISVIRVAPDVLGLGFHNGGFDFFNVKTGIAEHHLPKANDSQSLSISDVNNLFKDRDGNIWIGTWKGGLNFYNVKDGTFTHYRTNPDDKTSISDDIVTAVFQDINGDIWAGTYKGLNRLDRARKRFTRYKHDPQNKHSLSNDNVQSIRGADHGNLWIGTVGGGINYFDTSKQTFKAYTEKEGLASNIVFAIQKDRKNILWLSTNNGLSRFDPQTKTFQNFGHSDGLQGNEFRDNSSFQTADGQLFFGGVNGFSTFHPDSLKKNTFIPPVYITDFLVFNKPVSVGDKNELIHSHISETDLITLSYKESVFTFEFAALNYTVPEKNQYAYKLEGFDTGWNYIGTKRTATYTNLDPGTYTFRVKASNNDGLWNSAGTSLTVVITPPFWLTWWFKTLMTVFLLGTLYGVYRLRVNRIKAQQVYLQKEVQARTSEVLQQKQELQDQALHMQLLQAKVEQQAAQQQLMESEQRFQEIAENVDEVFWIHSANPFRLLYVNTAFERVWNTTLEQLKERPLSFMETVLPEDVPAVRTFMEQYKAGIEGELYYRLQTKDAPLRWLLIRSFTIRDESGNALRHIGIASDVTVQKEKEFVLQKSLLREQELNQLKSQFVSTASHEFRTPMTTIQSSVELIKLYLDAPAATARASIQKHLGVIEKQIAQFSSLLTDVLTIGQIEAGKITYVPRAEDVVGLCETLIDTHFSERADHRSVRLLIEGTPRWVSLDAKLMTHVLMNLLSNAFKFSVTTSPILRIIFSPNNLVLQVIDAGIGIPVKEQTSLFQAFFRGSNTNGIQGTGLGLVIARQFVDCHGGTLGVESKEKVGTTFTITLPLAVGEPVRQENAPEALTS
- a CDS encoding Acetyl xylan esterase (PFAM: Acetyl xylan esterase~KEGG: yps:YPTB0305 hypothetical protein), translating into MCARRRNFCVSVFNKLLLVMNLRLLVSSYVLGTVTAFAQPNPARPDLCQGAYFTEAEGAAALKTFAQTHHDRASWEARAKLIRQGIRDGMQLPDKPKFAPLQPVRHSLKKMNGYTVENVYFESLPGLFVTGNLYKPLNIVGKIPAVLCPHGHTPKEDARFVEQTQQRCATMARMGAVVFVYDMLGYGDSKQTAHKLPNALKLQTLNGMRALDFLTSLPEVDKNRVAMSGESGGGTQTFLLTALDQRIKVSVPVVMVSAHFFGGCTCESGMPIHKRSTHQTSNVELAALAAPRPMILISDGKDWTKNTPDVEFPYIQAIYGYYGAKDRVENVHLPTEGHDYGPSKRAAAYRFLAKELKLDLNRVMKNGQIDESPNKLLEPSDLAVFDAAHPRPARAVMGDEAVMALVK